The following proteins are co-located in the Polymorphospora rubra genome:
- a CDS encoding helix-turn-helix transcriptional regulator — translation MTGTPHPRPVLRSRLEAAAWQHRATLVRAPAGWGKTFGLDAWTASSPRRDRIARAELDPQCADPVVFWTRVAGALARVDDRFAALPPPPAGVNDRRGWIAELLATGRGAPADLVLAVDSFERADTAIVGDELGQFLHGRSRIRLLLAGRTRPRLALARLRTSGALAEIGTEDLGFTADEARSLVDDPPGPAYEDAIRRAEGWPVALRIAADHPHERLRGDHHHLYDYVVEEVLDPLPSDLRRFLLDTAVLDWLSGPLCDAVTGDTDGGGQLARLDREGLFVVPLDRRRVWFRYHPLFREALHRAATLEGVDAVRGHRRAARWFVDHGMPDRAVAHLLTAGDEADAGELIAATYWRMLDVGHTATVLGWIDRLPAEHLHADARLLLAHASASLFAGRTGDVHLALARAEAAPARPGALPDGLPSVDAGIALGRATLNALLGNVGEAMRWAQRARSMHGPQHFTQRANCDIILAGTAYYAGTADDVEFRLVEIVESATPMRNTVAEIAGRAMLARVRAERGDLAAAREQLVRADTLLGSRYAAAPFAARVLALCRAAVDHRGGAADAAVAGYTEARDLSIAAADRITAPDAVLGLAELALDAGRADDARRRLDEAALLLAGCDDPGHRLRARQAALEARRADGVAADPTAGGLLTVRQGTILRAVARGLSDAAIARELGVSPRTVHAHLRAINARLNVHSRSDAVRAYRAAGGPA, via the coding sequence ATGACCGGTACGCCCCACCCGCGACCGGTGCTGCGCAGCCGGCTGGAGGCCGCCGCCTGGCAGCACCGGGCCACCCTCGTGCGCGCACCGGCCGGCTGGGGCAAGACGTTCGGGCTCGACGCCTGGACCGCCTCGTCGCCACGGCGCGACCGGATCGCCCGCGCCGAACTCGACCCGCAGTGCGCCGACCCGGTCGTGTTCTGGACCCGGGTGGCCGGGGCCCTGGCCCGGGTCGACGACCGCTTCGCCGCCCTGCCCCCGCCACCGGCCGGCGTGAACGACCGCCGGGGGTGGATCGCCGAACTCCTCGCCACCGGACGGGGCGCGCCGGCCGACCTCGTGCTGGCCGTCGACAGCTTCGAACGGGCCGACACGGCGATCGTCGGCGACGAACTCGGCCAGTTCCTGCACGGCCGCTCCCGGATCCGGCTCCTTCTCGCCGGCCGTACCCGCCCCCGCCTCGCCCTCGCCCGGCTGCGGACGTCCGGTGCGCTGGCCGAGATCGGCACCGAAGACCTCGGATTCACCGCCGACGAGGCCCGGTCACTCGTCGACGACCCACCCGGCCCCGCATACGAGGACGCGATCCGCCGGGCGGAAGGCTGGCCCGTCGCCCTGCGGATCGCCGCCGACCACCCGCACGAACGGCTCCGTGGCGATCACCACCACCTGTACGACTACGTCGTCGAGGAGGTCCTCGACCCGCTGCCGTCCGACCTGCGCCGCTTCCTGCTCGACACCGCCGTGCTCGACTGGCTGAGCGGCCCGCTCTGCGACGCCGTCACCGGTGACACGGACGGCGGCGGACAGCTCGCCCGGCTCGACCGCGAGGGCCTCTTCGTCGTACCGCTCGACCGACGGCGGGTGTGGTTCCGCTACCACCCGCTGTTCCGCGAGGCACTGCACCGGGCCGCGACCCTCGAGGGCGTCGACGCCGTACGCGGCCACCGCCGTGCCGCCCGGTGGTTCGTCGACCACGGCATGCCGGACCGCGCCGTCGCGCACCTGCTCACGGCCGGCGACGAGGCCGACGCCGGCGAGCTGATCGCCGCCACGTACTGGCGCATGCTCGACGTCGGCCACACCGCGACCGTGCTCGGCTGGATCGACCGGCTGCCAGCGGAGCACCTGCACGCCGACGCCCGGCTCCTGCTCGCGCACGCGTCGGCGAGCCTCTTCGCCGGCCGTACCGGTGACGTACACCTCGCTCTCGCCCGCGCCGAGGCGGCGCCGGCCCGACCGGGTGCGCTGCCCGACGGCCTGCCGTCGGTCGACGCCGGCATCGCGCTCGGCCGCGCCACCCTCAACGCCCTGCTCGGCAACGTCGGCGAGGCGATGCGGTGGGCGCAGCGGGCCCGGTCGATGCACGGGCCGCAGCACTTCACCCAGCGGGCGAACTGCGACATCATCCTCGCCGGCACGGCCTACTACGCCGGGACCGCGGACGACGTCGAGTTCCGGCTGGTCGAGATCGTGGAGTCGGCCACCCCGATGCGCAACACCGTCGCCGAGATCGCCGGCCGGGCGATGCTGGCCCGGGTCCGCGCCGAACGTGGCGACCTCGCGGCGGCCCGGGAGCAGCTCGTCCGGGCCGACACCCTTCTCGGATCCCGCTACGCCGCCGCACCGTTCGCGGCCCGCGTACTCGCCCTCTGCCGCGCCGCGGTCGACCACCGTGGCGGTGCCGCCGACGCCGCGGTCGCGGGCTACACCGAGGCCCGTGACCTCTCGATCGCCGCCGCGGACCGGATCACCGCCCCCGACGCCGTCCTCGGCCTCGCCGAACTGGCGCTCGACGCCGGCCGCGCCGACGACGCCCGCCGCCGGCTGGACGAGGCCGCGCTCCTCCTCGCCGGGTGCGACGACCCCGGCCACCGCCTGCGGGCCCGCCAGGCGGCGCTGGAAGCCCGCCGCGCGGACGGCGTCGCCGCCGACCCCACGGCCGGCGGGCTGCTCACCGTACGCCAGGGGACGATCCTCCGGGCGGTCGCGCGTGGCCTCTCCGACGCGGCCATCGCGCGGGAGCTGGGGGTGAGCCCGCGCACCGTGCACGCACACCTCCGGGCGATCAACGCCCGGCTGAACGTCCACTCGCGGTCCGACGCCGTACGCGCCTACCGCGCGGCCGGCGGCCCCGCCTGA
- a CDS encoding YchJ family protein: MAKRGTRRAAGYEPTLTCPCGSGQAYGDCCGRLHRGDTAAATAEQLMRSRFSAFAVGDTAYLLRTWHPTTRPARLTLDPGQRWTRLEVLATDRGGLFDTTGGVEFRAHYRESGRPGTLHEHSRFVREDGQWVYLDGETS, encoded by the coding sequence GTGGCGAAACGGGGGACCCGCCGGGCGGCGGGCTACGAGCCGACCCTGACCTGTCCGTGCGGCTCCGGGCAGGCGTACGGCGACTGCTGCGGCCGGCTGCACCGGGGAGATACGGCCGCCGCGACGGCCGAGCAGTTGATGCGGTCGCGGTTCAGCGCCTTCGCCGTCGGCGACACCGCCTACCTGCTCCGGACCTGGCACCCGACCACCCGGCCGGCCCGGCTGACGCTCGACCCCGGACAACGGTGGACCAGGCTGGAGGTCCTGGCCACCGACCGGGGTGGCCTGTTCGACACGACCGGTGGGGTGGAGTTCCGCGCCCACTACCGGGAGTCGGGGCGTCCGGGCACGCTGCACGAGCACAGCCGCTTCGTCCGCGAGGACGGACAGTGGGTCTACCTGGACGGTGAGACGTCGTGA
- a CDS encoding alpha/beta hydrolase, protein MDRKGPVQHPVSRRRLLTGAAGVATAGAFAGAFTAPAPASAAGNGHGLHIVDRNENGGRLQYYRFATDAIAWDPAVNVLLPDGYHTSGKRYPVLYLLHGGNADFRTFHMQDNIVNLTAGREIIVVMPDASTGWYSNPVNSNTGPRNWETFHIAQLVPWIDSNFRTFAEYNGRAVAGFSMGGFGALKYAAKYYGHFCSVSSHSGPASLRRDLGLVVHWANITSAAMDLGGGTVYGAPFWDEARVNADNPVQRIGSYHNKRIFLAAGTSPDPVNWFDTINENQVLAGQREFRAALGRAGIPHEWREVPGGHYFRHELFVQDLNGMLGRLRRAG, encoded by the coding sequence ATGGACCGAAAAGGCCCTGTCCAGCACCCCGTCAGCCGCCGACGACTCCTGACCGGCGCCGCCGGGGTCGCCACCGCCGGAGCGTTCGCCGGAGCCTTCACCGCGCCCGCGCCGGCGAGCGCCGCCGGCAACGGGCACGGACTGCACATCGTCGACCGCAACGAAAACGGCGGCCGCCTGCAGTACTACCGCTTCGCCACCGACGCGATCGCGTGGGATCCGGCGGTAAACGTCCTGCTGCCCGACGGCTACCACACCAGCGGCAAGCGGTACCCCGTGCTCTACCTGCTGCACGGTGGGAACGCGGACTTCCGCACCTTCCATATGCAGGACAACATCGTCAACCTGACCGCCGGCCGGGAGATCATCGTCGTCATGCCGGACGCCTCGACCGGCTGGTACTCCAACCCGGTCAACTCCAACACGGGCCCCCGCAACTGGGAGACCTTCCACATCGCGCAACTGGTGCCCTGGATCGACTCGAACTTCCGCACCTTCGCCGAATACAACGGTCGCGCCGTCGCCGGCTTCTCGATGGGCGGGTTCGGCGCCCTCAAGTACGCGGCGAAGTACTACGGCCACTTCTGCTCGGTGAGTTCCCACTCCGGCCCCGCCAGCCTGCGCCGCGACCTCGGCCTGGTGGTGCACTGGGCCAACATCACGTCGGCCGCGATGGATCTCGGCGGCGGCACCGTCTACGGCGCCCCGTTCTGGGACGAGGCACGGGTCAACGCCGACAACCCCGTGCAGCGCATCGGCAGCTACCACAACAAGCGGATCTTCCTCGCCGCCGGCACCTCGCCCGACCCGGTCAACTGGTTCGACACGATCAACGAGAACCAGGTGCTGGCCGGTCAGCGGGAGTTCCGCGCCGCACTCGGCCGGGCCGGGATCCCGCACGAGTGGCGCGAAGTTCCCGGTGGGCACTACTTCCGCCACGAACTGTTCGTACAGGACCTCAACGGCATGCTCGGACGGCTACGCCGCGCCGGCTGA
- a CDS encoding DUF6745 domain-containing protein translates to MSRRPPGTPPLASDIAAGLSRLRGALDDGVSHPDLDPPRSARKGKPWPVLPPVEALDAGVPLREVLRQGVRDALRTSLANGFYLPVRGALATYGRLPVAWYGQQEAHWIGYYDMLHRLGFARYGSADADHLDDWAVLARSCGWWWPGEDVCVVVERPAVIATEPVPGSWHGQVRLRQGGAGPVEYRDGWRPPLNR, encoded by the coding sequence ATGTCCCGGCGCCCGCCGGGTACACCCCCGCTGGCCAGCGACATCGCCGCCGGGCTGTCCCGGCTGCGCGGCGCGCTGGACGACGGGGTCTCCCATCCCGACCTCGATCCGCCCCGATCCGCCCGCAAGGGCAAACCCTGGCCGGTGCTGCCGCCGGTCGAAGCCCTCGACGCCGGCGTTCCGCTGCGGGAGGTGTTGCGGCAGGGGGTGCGAGACGCCCTACGGACCAGTCTCGCCAACGGGTTCTACCTGCCCGTACGCGGCGCGCTCGCCACGTACGGGCGGCTGCCGGTCGCCTGGTACGGCCAGCAGGAGGCGCACTGGATCGGCTACTACGACATGCTCCACCGGCTCGGGTTCGCCCGGTACGGGTCGGCCGACGCCGACCACCTCGACGACTGGGCGGTGCTGGCCCGCTCCTGCGGCTGGTGGTGGCCGGGGGAGGACGTCTGCGTCGTCGTCGAACGGCCGGCTGTGATCGCTACCGAACCCGTCCCCGGGAGTTGGCACGGTCAGGTCCGGCTCCGGCAGGGCGGTGCCGGCCCGGTCGAGTACCGCGACGGCTGGCGGCCACCGCTGAACCGCTAG
- a CDS encoding class I SAM-dependent methyltransferase — MVDQRDPVRLLGDDELEGSAVVANCAMNRERQLAGVNSYARELGFDPVDVLTTRPAGAAWLDLCCGTGRALIQAAAHPRPAETSLVGVDLVDAFDPVPATPYAPQLVCASVTTWTPARAFDLITCVHGLHYVGDKLAVLTRAASWLTDTGRLVADLDLHSIRLPDGRPAGRRLTARLRAAGFSYDARRHRISRTGPGDVRLPYAFLGADDRAGPNYTGQPAVHSYYAETD; from the coding sequence ATGGTCGACCAGCGCGATCCCGTCCGCCTGCTCGGCGACGACGAGCTGGAAGGGTCCGCCGTCGTGGCCAACTGTGCGATGAACCGTGAGCGGCAACTGGCGGGTGTCAACAGCTACGCCCGGGAGTTGGGCTTCGATCCGGTCGACGTCCTCACCACCCGGCCCGCGGGCGCGGCCTGGCTGGACCTGTGCTGCGGCACCGGCCGGGCACTGATCCAGGCCGCCGCCCACCCGCGGCCGGCGGAAACCAGCCTCGTCGGGGTCGACCTGGTCGACGCCTTCGACCCCGTCCCGGCAACCCCGTACGCGCCACAACTGGTCTGCGCGTCGGTCACCACCTGGACCCCGGCCCGGGCGTTCGACCTGATCACCTGCGTACACGGCCTGCACTACGTCGGCGACAAGCTCGCCGTGCTGACCCGCGCGGCGAGCTGGCTCACCGACACCGGCCGACTCGTCGCCGACCTGGACCTGCACAGCATCCGGCTCCCGGACGGGCGACCGGCCGGACGGCGGCTCACCGCCCGGCTCCGCGCCGCCGGCTTCTCGTACGATGCCCGCCGGCACCGGATCAGCCGCACCGGCCCGGGCGACGTCCGCCTTCCCTACGCGTTCCTCGGGGCGGACGACCGCGCCGGGCCCAACTACACCGGACAGCCCGCGGTGCACTCGTACTACGCCGAGACGGACTGA
- a CDS encoding PP2C family protein-serine/threonine phosphatase, whose protein sequence is MVGNRYPANFDILHLDDARPLVVVADGMGAGEGSRVAGRTAVDVFVETAGPGPRALRAAVAQAQRRLADAGRRLGELTGCTLTAFVGDDHDAWLVQIGDSRAYRLRDGQLELLTVDHTAAWLGAVNGWYPFDSARAHADRYRLMRYVGHPDQPEPDVLNVTLRPGDVYLLCTDGLAEQVPYGRIAEALTRDRDAVGTLLADSLRAGGNDNATGAVIVVH, encoded by the coding sequence GTGGTCGGCAACCGCTACCCGGCCAACTTCGACATCCTGCACCTCGACGACGCCCGTCCGCTGGTCGTCGTCGCCGACGGCATGGGCGCCGGCGAGGGGAGCCGGGTCGCCGGCCGGACCGCCGTCGACGTCTTCGTCGAGACGGCCGGGCCCGGCCCACGGGCGCTGCGCGCCGCCGTCGCGCAAGCCCAGCGCCGACTGGCCGATGCCGGCCGCCGGCTGGGCGAGCTGACCGGCTGCACGCTGACCGCGTTCGTCGGTGACGACCACGACGCCTGGCTGGTGCAGATCGGCGACTCGCGGGCCTACCGGCTACGGGACGGGCAGCTCGAACTGCTCACCGTCGACCACACCGCGGCCTGGCTCGGCGCGGTCAACGGCTGGTATCCGTTCGACTCGGCGCGGGCCCACGCCGACCGGTACCGGCTGATGCGGTACGTCGGCCACCCCGACCAGCCCGAACCCGACGTACTCAACGTGACCCTGCGTCCGGGCGACGTCTATCTGCTCTGCACAGACGGGCTGGCCGAGCAGGTGCCGTACGGGCGGATCGCCGAGGCGCTGACGCGGGACCGGGACGCCGTCGGCACCCTGCTCGCCGATTCGCTGCGGGCGGGCGGCAACGACAACGCCACCGGCGCGGTCATTGTCGTCCACTGA
- a CDS encoding TetR/AcrR family transcriptional regulator, which yields MDESSDAKPKRAYRSAVREESARRTRQAVVAAAADLFVSGGYGATSLADVAARAGVARPTVFAAFGSKPALLRQVLDEALAGDDEPVPVAQRPWFRPVWEADTQAGVLDGYAGVCTLIGGRAARIFETVRRAADDNEEVAQVWETLLRNRRRGAAMVVERVRGLGPLRYGSDVERAIDVVWHFNDPAHYDALVTQCGWSENDFRDWLSEQLTGGLLGAPRRGRGAT from the coding sequence ATGGACGAGAGCAGCGACGCGAAGCCGAAACGCGCATACCGGTCGGCGGTCCGCGAGGAGAGCGCCCGTCGCACCCGGCAGGCCGTGGTCGCCGCCGCCGCCGACCTCTTCGTCTCGGGGGGCTACGGGGCGACCTCGCTGGCCGACGTCGCCGCCCGGGCCGGCGTCGCCCGGCCCACCGTCTTCGCCGCCTTCGGCTCGAAGCCCGCGCTGCTGCGCCAGGTGCTCGACGAGGCGCTCGCCGGAGACGACGAACCCGTGCCGGTCGCCCAGCGCCCGTGGTTCCGCCCGGTCTGGGAGGCCGACACACAGGCCGGCGTGCTCGACGGCTACGCGGGGGTGTGCACCCTGATCGGCGGGCGGGCCGCCCGGATCTTCGAGACCGTACGGCGGGCGGCCGACGACAACGAAGAGGTCGCGCAGGTGTGGGAGACGCTGCTGCGGAACCGGCGCCGGGGGGCGGCGATGGTGGTCGAACGGGTCCGGGGGCTCGGCCCGCTGCGGTACGGGTCCGACGTCGAGCGGGCGATCGACGTCGTCTGGCACTTCAACGATCCGGCCCACTACGACGCCCTGGTGACCCAATGCGGCTGGTCGGAGAACGACTTCCGGGACTGGCTGTCCGAACAACTGACCGGCGGGCTGCTCGGCGCTCCCCGACGGGGACGCGGCGCGACCTGA